In one Melopsittacus undulatus isolate bMelUnd1 chromosome 4, bMelUnd1.mat.Z, whole genome shotgun sequence genomic region, the following are encoded:
- the FOXA1 gene encoding hepatocyte nuclear factor 3-alpha, with protein sequence MLGTVKMEGHETSDWNSYYADTQEAYSSVPVSNMNSGLGSMNTMNTYMTMNTMTTSGNMTSSSFNMSYANTGLGAGLSPGAVAGIQAGTAGPVNGMPAGVAAMGTALSPGGINAMSAQPAPMNGLSPYGGMNPCMSPMAYTQSNLSRTRDAKTFKRSYPHAKPPYSYISLITMAIQQAPSKMLTLSEIYQWIMDLFPYYRQNQQRWQNSIRHSLSFNDCFVKVARSPDKPGKGSYWTLHPDSGNMFENGCYLRRQKRFKCEKPANSKAPQEGRKDQAGASSSSSNSPLHRGHNKASQLDTATSLSGSNPSTSPQSMDHSGSSTELKTSASAASSTISSVPALASVPHPPHSLAHEPQLHLKGDPHYSFNHPFSINNLMSSSEQQHKLDFKAYEQALQYSSYGASIPSGLPLGSASMAGRSSIEPSALEPSYYQGVYSRPVLNTS encoded by the exons ATGTTAGGGACTGTGAAAATGGAGGGGCATGAAACCAGCGACTGGAACAGCTACTACGCCGACACTCAGGAG GCCTATTCCTCGGTGCCCGTGAGCAACATGAACTCGGGGCTGGGTTCCATGAACACCATGAACACCTATATGACCATGAACACCATGACGACGAGTGGCAACATGACCTCCAGTTCCTTCAACATGTCCTACGCCAACACGGGACTGGGGGCCGGGCTGAGCCCTGGCGCTGTGGCCGGCATACAGGCGGGCACGGCGGGGCCGGTGAACGGCATGCCGGCCGGCGTGGCCGCCATGGGCACGGCCCTGAGCCCCGGCGGCATCAATGCCATGTCTGCCCAGCCGGCCCCCATGAACGGGCTGAGCCCCTATGGCGGCATGAACCCCTGCATGAGCCCCATGGCCTACACCCAGTCCAACCTCAGCAGGACGCGGGACGCCAAGACCTTCAAACGAAGCTACCCCCACGCCAAGCCGCCCTACTCCTACATTTCCCTCATCACCATGGCCATTCAGCAGGCGCCCAGCAAGATGCTGACGCTGAGCGAGATCTACCAGTGGATCATGGACCTTTTCCCCTACTACCGGCAGAATCAGCAGCGCTGGCAAAACAGCATCCGTCACTCGCTCTCTTTCAACGACTGCTTTGTAAAGGTGGCCCGGTCCCCCGACAAGCCCGGGAAGGGTTCCTACTGGACCCTGCATCCCGACTCCGGCAATATGTTTGAAAACGGCTGCTATCTCCGCCGGCAAAAACGCTTCAAGTGTGAGAAGCCGGCGAACAGCAAAGCTCCTCAGGAAGGCAGGAAAGATCAGGCCGGGGcctccagttccagctccaACTCCCCACTGCACAGAGGCCACAATAAAGCCTCACAGCTGGACACCGCCACCTCCCTCTCTGGCTCCAACCCATCCACCAGTCCCCAGTCTATGGACCACAGCGGATCGAGCACGGAACTAAAGACTTCGGCCTCTGCCGCCTCCTCCACCATCAGCTCCGTCCCCGCCTTGGCCTCCGTCCCGCACCCCCCTCACTCCTTAGCCCACGAACCCCAGCTCCACCTCAAGGGCGATCCCCATTATTCCTTCAACCACCCCTTTTCCATCAACAACCTCATGTCCTCCTCGGAACAGCAACACAAGCTGGACTTCAAAGCCTACGAGCAGGCGCTGCAATATTCCTCCTACGGGGCCAGCATCCCAAGCGGGCTGCCCCTGGGCAGCGCCTCCATGGCGGGCCGGAGCAGCATTGAGCCCTCGGCCTTAGAGCCTTCCTACTACCAAGGTGTGTATTCCAGACCCGTGTTAAACACCTCCTAG